The following coding sequences are from one Propionispora vibrioides window:
- a CDS encoding DUF378 domain-containing protein, whose amino-acid sequence MMDKTALILVIIGALNWLLVGLFQFDLVATILGGQQSMLSRIVYSLVGLAGLWCIKLVFSSHESLPQPAMKPAENQDDNGQNP is encoded by the coding sequence ATGATGGATAAAACTGCATTAATTTTAGTTATTATTGGCGCCCTCAATTGGCTGTTAGTCGGCTTGTTTCAATTCGACTTAGTCGCCACTATTCTTGGCGGTCAACAGTCCATGCTTAGCCGCATTGTATATTCATTAGTCGGTCTAGCAGGTCTCTGGTGCATTAAATTAGTGTTTTCCAGTCATGAGTCCTTACCGCAACCGGCGATGAAACCGGCAGAAAACCAGGATGATAACGGACAAAATCCGTAA
- a CDS encoding aminotransferase class I/II-fold pyridoxal phosphate-dependent enzyme, which translates to MKLINEILQYTEAHDLYPDIRVVDAVPYPNLVIEGKEYLCFCSNNYLGLSIHPTVKRAAMEGIQKYGIGTCESRFIAGNIRVLEELEQELAKFKGRDASLTFATGFLTNLGVIPAIMDNPDPFGIYDIPLPINDEDNLIISDFLNHQSIREGCRISRAQVKNYIHKDMNHLEKILKRYKDKRKLIITDGVFSMDGDIAPLADIIRLARTYDAMVMVDDAHGTGVLGENGKGTAEYLGLEGQVDIEMGTLSKAIGAIGGFVAGSESLIKYLKLRSSSFIYTSAIPPEQACGILAALKLIQAEPSLRENLWRNVRRLKAGLASLGFNIVNSETQIIPIIIGSEQKCVDASRYLFEHGILAPAIKYPVVKKNESRIRLTTIATHTEEQIDKALDIFSSMGKKFSII; encoded by the coding sequence ATGAAACTAATAAATGAGATCCTCCAATATACCGAGGCACATGATCTTTATCCAGATATAAGAGTGGTGGATGCTGTCCCCTACCCTAATTTAGTGATTGAAGGAAAAGAGTATTTATGTTTTTGCTCAAATAATTATTTGGGACTTTCCATCCATCCGACAGTAAAAAGAGCCGCCATGGAAGGAATTCAAAAATACGGGATTGGTACCTGCGAATCCCGTTTTATTGCCGGGAATATCAGAGTGCTGGAAGAGCTGGAACAGGAACTGGCAAAATTTAAAGGACGCGATGCTTCGCTTACGTTCGCCACCGGGTTCTTAACCAATTTGGGAGTCATACCTGCCATCATGGATAATCCCGATCCGTTCGGGATTTATGATATCCCGCTGCCTATCAACGATGAAGATAATCTGATTATCAGCGATTTTCTCAATCACCAAAGCATTCGCGAAGGTTGCCGAATCAGCCGCGCCCAGGTAAAAAACTATATTCACAAGGATATGAATCATCTGGAAAAAATTCTAAAACGCTATAAAGACAAACGCAAACTCATTATAACTGACGGTGTCTTTAGTATGGACGGCGACATTGCGCCGCTTGCCGATATCATTAGACTGGCACGCACCTATGATGCCATGGTGATGGTGGATGATGCTCATGGAACAGGCGTACTGGGGGAAAACGGCAAAGGAACAGCCGAGTACTTGGGCTTGGAAGGACAAGTCGATATTGAAATGGGCACCCTGAGCAAAGCCATAGGGGCAATCGGCGGCTTTGTCGCCGGTTCGGAGAGTCTGATAAAATATCTCAAGTTAAGATCCTCCTCTTTTATCTACACCTCTGCCATTCCGCCGGAACAGGCTTGCGGAATTTTAGCCGCATTAAAGCTTATCCAGGCAGAACCTTCCCTGCGCGAGAACTTATGGCGTAATGTCCGCCGGTTAAAAGCCGGATTAGCTTCGCTGGGGTTCAATATAGTCAATTCCGAGACACAGATTATCCCGATTATTATCGGCTCTGAGCAAAAATGCGTGGATGCATCTCGCTATCTCTTTGAACATGGCATTCTGGCTCCTGCCATAAAGTATCCGGTTGTAAAGAAAAATGAAAGCCGAATCAGACTGACAACCATAGCGACTCACACAGAAGAACAAATTGATAAAGCCCTTGATATTTTCTCTAGTATGGGCAAAAAATTCAGTATCATATAA
- a CDS encoding LCP family protein, giving the protein MSSNDKPRRRRMRPTKLFWVLLFILITVPLTTMAYLYWTSDSSGVSSQSGMSKKTIEHLANRKINILVLGIDERKNDIGRSNVTCVMTVDTDSKNVSMLWIPRDSRVAIPDHEWNKIGHAYSYGGHQLAEQTVANLLGIPIDYYIAVNMDGFKKVIDALGGVDINVDKRMYYYDPYDEGEVDNDGLIDLKPGLQHMDGNTALEYVRFRHDEMGDIGRIERQQKFAKALLEDIISPSIFTKLPGAVKEANRAFQTDIPLTDMLSLVSIAKDAYKNGLKTEMVSGKPVYIDNLSYWLPDILDMRKQVAAIQGVKIDTDYLHNADMLEKNYEKSIAKLKVEDAP; this is encoded by the coding sequence ATGTCGTCAAATGATAAACCAAGAAGAAGGCGGATGCGCCCGACCAAACTTTTTTGGGTATTGCTTTTTATATTGATTACCGTACCGCTGACAACCATGGCATATTTATATTGGACAAGCGATTCTTCCGGTGTTTCCAGTCAGTCGGGTATGAGTAAAAAAACGATAGAACATTTAGCAAACCGCAAAATTAATATTCTGGTATTAGGTATTGACGAACGGAAAAATGATATTGGCCGTTCGAATGTTACTTGTGTCATGACGGTGGATACAGACAGTAAAAACGTGTCTATGTTGTGGATACCCCGGGATAGCCGTGTTGCTATTCCCGACCATGAATGGAATAAAATCGGACACGCCTATTCTTACGGGGGCCATCAGTTAGCTGAGCAAACAGTGGCCAACCTTCTGGGAATTCCCATTGACTACTATATAGCCGTTAATATGGATGGATTTAAAAAGGTCATCGATGCATTGGGCGGAGTGGATATCAATGTAGACAAGCGTATGTATTATTATGATCCCTATGATGAAGGGGAAGTGGATAACGATGGCTTAATTGATCTTAAGCCGGGGTTGCAGCATATGGATGGAAATACGGCTCTGGAGTATGTGCGGTTTCGTCATGATGAAATGGGGGATATCGGACGGATTGAACGGCAGCAAAAGTTTGCCAAGGCATTGTTGGAGGATATCATTAGCCCTTCTATTTTTACGAAGCTTCCCGGTGCGGTTAAAGAAGCGAACCGGGCTTTTCAAACCGATATACCGTTAACTGATATGCTAAGCCTGGTCTCAATAGCGAAAGATGCCTATAAAAACGGTTTGAAAACAGAAATGGTTTCAGGCAAGCCGGTATATATAGATAATCTTAGCTATTGGCTGCCCGACATTTTAGATATGCGTAAACAAGTGGCAGCGATACAAGGGGTAAAAATAGATACTGATTATCTGCACAATGCCGATATGCTTGAAAAAAATTATGAGAAATCTATTGCAAAACTTAAAGTGGAGGATGCACCCTGA
- a CDS encoding undecaprenyl-diphosphate phosphatase — protein sequence MTIFQTIAFAIVQGITELFPISSVAHGVLTPYFFHWNLDPNFLKEHFLPFLVMLHLGTAVALLLFFGTEWIRIIASLFKADQENRKLLYLILVGCIPAGLIGITLEKPLRMMFSSVSSAAFFLIVNGFLLYWGEKMRVQGRKQIRDLSYKEAAVIGLFQALALVPGFSRSGATMTAGFWAGLQHAEAARFSMLLATPIIIGAGIVEVPRLMHTGLGDLLQVSLAGGVASGIAAYISVWALMKWFHTNEISAMRPFAWYCWLVGILVLGSYFLF from the coding sequence TTGACTATATTTCAAACAATTGCTTTTGCAATTGTTCAGGGGATTACCGAGCTTTTCCCCATTAGTAGTGTTGCCCATGGAGTGCTGACACCGTACTTTTTTCATTGGAATCTGGATCCAAATTTTTTAAAAGAACATTTCCTGCCATTTCTAGTTATGCTTCATTTAGGAACCGCGGTTGCGCTGTTACTATTCTTTGGCACAGAATGGATACGGATCATTGCTTCCCTATTTAAAGCTGACCAAGAGAATAGAAAACTGCTGTATTTAATTTTGGTTGGATGCATTCCCGCCGGCTTGATTGGCATTACTCTGGAGAAACCGCTAAGGATGATGTTTAGCAGTGTGAGCAGTGCTGCCTTCTTTTTGATTGTCAATGGTTTTTTGCTTTACTGGGGCGAAAAGATGCGTGTACAAGGCAGGAAGCAGATACGTGATCTTAGCTACAAAGAAGCGGCAGTGATCGGTTTATTTCAGGCATTGGCACTGGTTCCCGGTTTTTCCCGCTCTGGTGCCACCATGACAGCCGGTTTTTGGGCAGGGCTACAACATGCCGAAGCGGCGCGGTTTTCCATGTTGCTGGCAACTCCGATTATTATCGGGGCTGGCATTGTAGAAGTTCCCCGGCTTATGCATACCGGTTTGGGTGATTTACTGCAAGTTTCCCTGGCGGGCGGTGTGGCTTCCGGAATTGCGGCGTATATAAGCGTATGGGCCTTGATGAAGTGGTTCCATACGAATGAGATCAGTGCGATGCGGCCCTTTGCCTGGTACTGCTGGTTAGTCGGTATACTTGTCTTAGGCAGTTATTTTCTTTTTTAA
- the deoC gene encoding deoxyribose-phosphate aldolase — protein MKPEKKACEMSLRELAAYIDQSVLKPEFTQEEIKKYIQEGIDFGCKTVCVNPASLDIAAELTKGTETKICVVCDFPFGLSTTASKVIQAEQYCKRGDIFELDIVANYGWIRSGLWKEVEEDIKAVCDVCHKYGTEVKVIFETDALTIEQVKKATAAAIAAGADFVKTSTGFYTGGKSDGATVAVIQAMLDVAQGRCKIKGSGGIRDQEHFFKLIDMGIDRMGVGYRSTPVVLGVSVKDAANKDTY, from the coding sequence ATGAAACCAGAAAAAAAAGCGTGTGAAATGTCGCTAAGGGAACTTGCAGCTTATATTGACCAATCAGTTTTAAAACCGGAGTTTACTCAGGAAGAGATTAAAAAATATATTCAGGAAGGCATAGATTTTGGCTGTAAAACGGTCTGTGTTAATCCGGCATCTTTAGATATTGCCGCAGAATTGACGAAAGGCACGGAGACCAAAATTTGTGTCGTATGCGACTTCCCGTTTGGGTTATCCACTACAGCTTCCAAAGTAATACAAGCAGAACAATATTGCAAACGGGGCGATATCTTTGAGCTTGATATCGTAGCCAACTATGGCTGGATTCGCAGTGGACTGTGGAAAGAAGTAGAAGAAGATATTAAGGCGGTCTGTGACGTATGCCATAAATACGGGACGGAAGTGAAGGTAATCTTTGAAACGGATGCGTTGACTATTGAACAGGTTAAGAAGGCTACGGCAGCGGCCATTGCTGCAGGTGCCGATTTTGTGAAGACTTCAACCGGGTTTTATACGGGTGGCAAAAGTGATGGTGCTACGGTAGCGGTCATTCAGGCCATGCTGGATGTGGCTCAGGGACGCTGCAAAATTAAAGGATCCGGCGGAATTCGTGATCAAGAGCACTTCTTTAAGCTTATTGATATGGGAATTGACCGCATGGGCGTTGGTTATCGTTCTACACCGGTTGTTCTGGGAGTTAGCGTAAAAGATGCAGCCAATAAAGACACGTATTGA
- a CDS encoding DeoR/GlpR family DNA-binding transcription regulator, producing the protein MFQEERIYEIVNMLKDRRVLSNQEIMQAFQISRDTARRDIVKLVNEGFAIRTHGGIALPAIQDEVKDYKKRLSINSEAKIRLGKYALKYISAGQTCFFDVSTTIQVLCQYLDENVLAFTHSLDNMEALAGKQGEVHLLGGKLEPKNRYLYGSKTIMQIEDIRFDIAFLGAAAIAADGIYVVDDEDACIKRKVAERAAFVCVVADGAKFNKTSSFKVISFEKVDVLLTTQEPPLSVKESVKHTGTTVEVV; encoded by the coding sequence ATGTTTCAAGAAGAACGTATATATGAAATAGTAAATATGTTAAAAGACAGAAGAGTGCTGTCCAATCAGGAAATCATGCAGGCCTTTCAAATATCCCGGGACACGGCCAGGCGGGATATTGTTAAGCTGGTGAATGAGGGCTTTGCCATACGGACCCATGGCGGCATTGCGCTGCCTGCTATTCAAGATGAAGTTAAGGATTATAAAAAACGGCTTTCCATTAATTCCGAAGCTAAAATACGTTTGGGAAAATATGCACTGAAGTATATTTCCGCGGGGCAAACATGCTTTTTTGATGTATCAACAACGATTCAGGTTTTGTGCCAGTATCTGGACGAAAATGTGCTGGCTTTTACCCACTCGCTGGATAATATGGAAGCATTAGCCGGGAAACAGGGTGAGGTTCATCTGCTGGGCGGTAAGTTAGAGCCCAAAAATCGCTATTTGTATGGCAGTAAAACGATTATGCAAATTGAGGATATCCGTTTTGATATTGCCTTTTTAGGGGCGGCAGCCATAGCCGCGGACGGTATTTATGTAGTGGATGATGAGGATGCCTGTATCAAGCGAAAAGTAGCCGAACGGGCGGCTTTTGTTTGTGTTGTGGCCGACGGTGCAAAGTTTAATAAAACGAGCAGCTTCAAAGTAATCTCTTTTGAAAAAGTAGATGTACTCCTTACTACCCAGGAACCTCCTTTGTCGGTTAAAGAGAGTGTGAAACATACGGGCACAACTGTGGAAGTAGTATGA
- a CDS encoding glycyl-radical enzyme activating protein, whose protein sequence is MPLSPARKIPGPDMSTKGLISTIQKYSTKDGPGIRSTVFCIGCNLRCKWCSNPELMEPGIKYMHFENRCIHCGACVSIASNQSIKFAEVGCEIDRARCINMDECMDICPREAFEKVGYEITSEELVGKLLRDKVFYDQSAGGVTFSGGEPALQGDFVVEAANLLRQQGVHVALDTAGCLSWGELKPVVEAVDLVLYDIKAFDRDIHIACTGAGNEMILANARNIAQMNKEMIIRLVIVPGWNDQFTDIKKRLNFIKELGKGVIRVDLLRYHALGAGKYRRLGLEYPITTGLECDETLLEATRQMAVELNLNVHLE, encoded by the coding sequence ATGCCATTATCGCCCGCACGGAAAATACCTGGTCCTGATATGAGTACAAAAGGATTAATTTCAACGATTCAAAAATACTCTACCAAAGATGGTCCGGGAATTCGCAGTACCGTATTTTGCATAGGCTGTAATTTGCGTTGTAAATGGTGTTCCAATCCGGAACTTATGGAACCGGGGATAAAGTATATGCATTTTGAAAACCGGTGTATTCATTGTGGCGCCTGCGTAAGCATTGCCAGCAATCAATCGATCAAATTTGCGGAAGTAGGTTGCGAGATTGACCGGGCACGCTGTATTAATATGGACGAATGTATGGATATCTGTCCCCGGGAAGCTTTTGAAAAAGTCGGGTATGAGATAACCAGTGAAGAACTGGTCGGGAAATTGCTCAGAGATAAAGTGTTTTATGACCAGTCTGCCGGCGGAGTTACCTTTTCGGGCGGTGAACCGGCCCTGCAGGGGGATTTTGTCGTAGAAGCTGCAAATCTATTGCGGCAGCAGGGTGTCCATGTGGCATTGGATACGGCAGGCTGTTTATCCTGGGGCGAGTTGAAACCGGTGGTGGAAGCTGTCGACCTGGTTCTGTATGATATCAAGGCTTTTGACCGGGATATCCACATAGCCTGTACAGGAGCAGGTAATGAAATGATTTTAGCCAATGCACGGAATATTGCCCAAATGAATAAAGAAATGATCATTCGCCTGGTCATTGTGCCGGGCTGGAATGATCAGTTCACCGATATAAAAAAGAGGCTTAACTTTATTAAAGAGCTGGGAAAAGGGGTGATACGAGTTGATCTATTAAGGTATCATGCCCTGGGGGCCGGAAAGTACCGGCGTCTTGGCCTGGAATACCCGATAACAACCGGTCTGGAATGTGATGAAACGCTATTGGAAGCAACCAGGCAAATGGCCGTGGAACTGAATTTGAATGTCCATTTGGAATAA
- a CDS encoding glycyl radical protein, translating into MKTFLEFVPRNDDIDLARVRRLQQIMEKRTASICSERAVLITESFRTTEGEDYVLRKARAFAHILGNMTIYIQDDSLIFGNQASRNFAAPIFPEYSIQWVVKELDEFDKRAGDVFQISEEVKQDLKSIAPDWQGYTHEDEVLRNTPDSIRQAEKQSVLHRGGISMSGDGHIVPKHELILQKGFRGIVEEAERQLKNEGLSEENVIFYQAVVIALEGALKFIKRYSALAYKMAETETDKKRRQELLQMGSMCETLLERPAQSFYEGCETCYLVHMLQMIESNGHSFCYGRFDQYMYDLYREDIKRGILTQEKALEIITHMFLMNSSNNKVRPYGHTKFSQGYPLYSNLMIGGRKPDGTDGTNELSYLCIEAMNLTKMAEPNFSMRYNTDTPRDLLRLAAKLIRTGCGMPSMFNDEVAVKGLMDLGIPQEDALDYCAIGCVETGVPGKYGHRSTGMTYVNWGKVLELVLNNGMDPASGIQLVAINGKPGPEVDYKSYEEVWAAWENMLKFYSDLAVQCDSICDRALVVYDADPFASCFVDNCMHLGKTLKNGGCKYDVISQSNIGPSVVGNSLAVIKNLIFEDRKLTWEQLLTAMKANWEGKAAAYVHKLVKQVPKFGNDEDYVDSIVNDVFHSYLKLLPDYKTERYGKGPEVSCYTMSTSNITSYVPNGLDVGATPDGRKAKSPLNEGCSPTQGTDRNGPTSVINSVAKLPNDQVAAGQLLNMRFAPGALADDENLEKFVDFLKASLLKGIYHNQFNVVDTKTFLDAKKNPENYTDLIVRVAGYCAQFVSLMPEAQDAIIARTENTWS; encoded by the coding sequence ATGAAAACATTTTTAGAATTTGTTCCCCGCAATGATGATATAGATCTGGCAAGAGTCCGCCGTTTACAGCAGATCATGGAAAAAAGGACAGCCAGTATCTGCAGTGAGCGTGCCGTGTTAATTACAGAATCGTTCCGGACAACAGAAGGCGAAGATTATGTTTTACGTAAGGCCAGGGCATTTGCCCACATACTGGGAAATATGACGATTTATATTCAAGATGACAGTTTGATCTTTGGTAATCAGGCAAGCCGTAATTTTGCAGCGCCTATTTTCCCCGAATATTCAATTCAATGGGTAGTTAAAGAATTGGATGAGTTCGATAAACGGGCCGGTGATGTTTTTCAGATTTCGGAAGAAGTAAAGCAAGATCTAAAAAGCATTGCGCCCGACTGGCAGGGATATACACATGAAGATGAAGTATTGAGAAATACACCTGACAGCATTAGGCAGGCCGAAAAACAAAGTGTGCTGCACCGAGGTGGTATTTCCATGTCGGGGGACGGCCATATTGTACCTAAGCATGAATTGATTCTCCAGAAGGGATTCCGGGGTATAGTGGAAGAAGCGGAAAGGCAATTGAAAAACGAGGGTTTATCTGAAGAAAACGTAATTTTCTATCAGGCCGTGGTCATTGCCTTAGAAGGTGCTTTGAAATTTATTAAGCGATACTCGGCATTAGCTTATAAGATGGCTGAGACGGAAACGGATAAGAAACGCCGGCAAGAACTTCTACAAATGGGAAGCATGTGTGAAACATTGCTGGAAAGACCCGCCCAGAGTTTCTATGAGGGCTGCGAGACCTGTTACCTGGTGCATATGCTGCAAATGATCGAAAGCAATGGGCACTCTTTCTGCTATGGCAGATTTGATCAGTATATGTACGATTTATATAGAGAGGACATAAAAAGAGGAATATTGACCCAGGAGAAAGCACTCGAAATCATTACCCATATGTTTTTAATGAACAGCAGCAACAACAAGGTAAGACCCTATGGACACACGAAATTCTCCCAGGGTTATCCGCTATATTCCAATCTGATGATTGGCGGCCGTAAACCAGACGGGACAGACGGAACCAATGAATTGTCCTATTTATGTATTGAGGCCATGAATCTGACCAAAATGGCCGAACCTAATTTTTCGATGCGCTACAACACGGATACGCCCCGGGATTTGTTGCGCCTGGCGGCAAAGCTGATCCGTACCGGTTGTGGAATGCCGTCGATGTTCAATGACGAGGTCGCGGTAAAGGGTCTTATGGACTTAGGGATTCCTCAGGAGGATGCGCTGGATTATTGCGCCATTGGCTGCGTGGAGACCGGTGTGCCGGGAAAATACGGGCATCGTTCAACCGGAATGACCTATGTGAACTGGGGAAAAGTATTGGAGCTTGTATTAAATAATGGTATGGATCCGGCTTCGGGCATCCAATTGGTTGCCATTAACGGCAAACCAGGACCGGAAGTTGACTATAAAAGTTACGAGGAGGTTTGGGCGGCCTGGGAAAACATGCTGAAATTTTATTCCGATTTGGCTGTACAATGCGACTCGATTTGTGACCGTGCCTTAGTTGTTTATGATGCCGATCCGTTTGCCTCCTGCTTTGTCGATAACTGCATGCACCTTGGCAAGACGTTAAAAAATGGCGGCTGCAAATATGATGTCATCTCCCAATCCAATATTGGACCCAGTGTGGTCGGTAATTCACTGGCGGTAATAAAGAATTTGATATTTGAAGACCGGAAACTGACCTGGGAACAGCTCTTAACGGCAATGAAAGCGAACTGGGAGGGCAAAGCGGCGGCTTATGTTCACAAGCTGGTAAAACAAGTGCCTAAATTCGGGAATGATGAAGATTATGTGGATAGTATCGTGAATGATGTCTTTCATTCCTATCTGAAGTTGCTGCCGGACTATAAGACGGAACGCTATGGAAAAGGACCGGAGGTAAGCTGCTATACCATGTCTACCAGTAACATCACTTCCTATGTGCCCAATGGACTGGATGTAGGAGCAACTCCGGACGGCAGGAAAGCCAAAAGCCCGTTAAATGAGGGCTGCTCACCCACACAGGGAACGGATCGGAATGGACCGACCTCGGTAATCAATTCGGTTGCCAAACTTCCCAATGATCAGGTGGCTGCCGGCCAGCTCTTAAATATGCGGTTTGCCCCCGGTGCGCTGGCGGATGATGAGAATCTGGAAAAATTCGTAGATTTTCTCAAAGCGAGCCTGTTAAAGGGAATTTATCATAACCAATTTAACGTTGTTGATACGAAGACATTCCTGGATGCAAAGAAAAATCCGGAAAACTATACCGATTTAATTGTGCGGGTCGCGGGCTATTGCGCTCAGTTCGTCTCCTTAATGCCGGAGGCCCAGGATGCCATTATCGCCCGCACGGAAAATACCTGGTCCTGA
- a CDS encoding GntR family transcriptional regulator encodes MPANTLKFTIIHESTVPLYYQLFTQLKNEIQNGTLKPGDLLPPESQLCSQYSLSRSTVRQALNQLVEENLVLRRRGKGSFVAEKKLSRNLNHLYNFTEDMFELGIYPHSQVLEHAVEYATGETAKELKLNEGTKVFKLTRLRLANTEPLLLEVTRIPLYLCNDIVNEDFSNTSLYNYLKSKYDLNLHKAIETYEAVKLNKEMAQLLNCKSGASAFKIQRIAYLDSGIPFELTNSYQKGTACKLRLELYANQNKVNFSRETTLEKRSNNN; translated from the coding sequence ATGCCAGCTAATACCTTAAAGTTTACTATTATACACGAGAGCACAGTCCCCTTATATTATCAATTGTTCACTCAACTTAAAAACGAAATACAAAACGGCACGTTAAAGCCGGGTGACCTGCTTCCGCCGGAAAGTCAGCTCTGTTCACAATACAGCCTGAGTCGTTCCACGGTTAGACAAGCCCTGAATCAATTGGTGGAAGAGAATCTTGTCCTTAGACGAAGAGGTAAAGGCTCTTTTGTTGCAGAAAAAAAACTTAGCAGAAACTTAAATCATCTCTACAATTTCACTGAAGACATGTTTGAGTTGGGGATATATCCACATTCACAGGTTTTAGAACATGCGGTTGAGTATGCGACAGGTGAAACAGCTAAAGAATTAAAGCTTAATGAAGGAACGAAAGTATTCAAACTTACCAGACTGAGATTGGCCAATACGGAACCCTTGTTACTGGAAGTCACCCGTATCCCGCTCTATTTGTGCAACGATATTGTCAATGAAGATTTCTCCAATACTTCCTTATACAATTATTTGAAATCAAAATATGATCTAAATCTCCATAAAGCAATTGAAACCTATGAGGCGGTTAAATTAAATAAAGAAATGGCTCAACTGTTAAATTGCAAATCCGGAGCCAGTGCCTTTAAAATCCAACGCATTGCCTATCTGGATTCAGGCATCCCCTTTGAATTAACCAACTCCTATCAAAAGGGAACAGCCTGTAAATTGAGACTGGAGCTATATGCTAATCAAAATAAGGTGAATTTTTCCAGAGAAACGACGTTAGAAAAGCGAAGTAATAACAATTAA
- a CDS encoding flavin reductase family protein: MKKSLGAKTMLYPTPVLVVCTYDNEGKPNAMTAAWGGVCCSLPPCVAVSLREATYTHGNLMARKAFTINIPSEQYVKEADYFGMESGRKEDKFAKTGLTPVKSNMVDAPYIREFPVNLECKVIQVVELGLHTQFIGEVLDAKIDDTIQEKNQPIIEQIKPLLFAPDSMNYYGIGKQVAKAYAIGKEIGNK, from the coding sequence ATGAAAAAAAGTTTGGGTGCGAAAACAATGCTTTATCCGACACCGGTTTTGGTCGTGTGTACTTATGACAATGAAGGTAAGCCGAATGCCATGACCGCTGCCTGGGGTGGTGTCTGTTGCTCACTTCCACCTTGTGTTGCGGTTTCATTACGTGAGGCTACCTATACTCATGGAAATCTTATGGCTAGAAAGGCTTTTACAATCAATATTCCTTCAGAACAATATGTGAAAGAAGCCGATTATTTTGGTATGGAATCCGGAAGAAAAGAAGACAAATTCGCTAAGACTGGACTTACTCCGGTAAAAAGCAATATGGTTGATGCCCCATATATCAGAGAATTTCCGGTCAATCTAGAGTGTAAGGTTATACAGGTTGTGGAATTAGGCCTACATACTCAGTTCATCGGGGAGGTTTTGGATGCAAAAATTGACGATACGATTCAAGAAAAAAATCAGCCGATTATCGAACAGATAAAACCATTACTATTTGCTCCCGATAGTATGAATTACTATGGTATTGGGAAACAAGTTGCCAAAGCATATGCTATCGGTAAGGAAATCGGGAATAAATAA
- a CDS encoding D-cysteine desulfhydrase, translating into MNLTYFPRRHYTQGQTPLEKLTRFSQAIGGPNIYIKRDDLLGLTEGGNKTRKLEFLIADALAQGADTLITCGGVQSNHCRLTLAAAVKEGLKCRLVLSEMVPGSYNPQANGNVLLYHLLNVEKVNAVPWGTNLMAEMQNAAAEAIAEGRKPYIIPMGGSNHLGALGYIACAEEIMAQAFAAGLPIHHVVLPDGSAGTHSGLLLGFWGNNCHIPVTGVSVLNPKIVLENRIAELMQQTADYMGVNLKIAPDKIVCVDEYIGPGYTLPTADMVDAVRLLASTEGILLDPTYTGKAMAGLIGLAKQGYFKKNDNVLFLHTGGLPGLYANTPLFTP; encoded by the coding sequence ATGAACTTGACATATTTCCCACGGCGACATTACACGCAAGGCCAGACGCCATTAGAGAAATTAACCCGCTTCTCTCAAGCTATTGGTGGCCCCAATATTTATATTAAGCGCGACGATTTACTGGGATTAACCGAAGGTGGCAATAAAACGCGCAAGCTTGAATTTCTAATAGCCGATGCATTGGCACAGGGAGCCGACACCTTGATCACTTGCGGTGGCGTACAGTCCAATCACTGTCGCTTAACACTGGCAGCTGCCGTGAAAGAAGGACTAAAATGCCGTCTGGTCCTGTCAGAAATGGTTCCGGGGAGTTACAACCCGCAAGCAAATGGAAATGTATTGCTTTATCATCTGCTCAATGTAGAAAAGGTCAACGCCGTTCCATGGGGAACCAACCTAATGGCCGAAATGCAAAATGCTGCTGCCGAAGCCATCGCCGAGGGCCGTAAACCTTATATAATCCCAATGGGTGGTTCTAACCACCTGGGAGCCCTCGGTTATATTGCCTGTGCTGAGGAAATAATGGCTCAAGCCTTTGCCGCAGGCCTCCCTATTCATCACGTTGTGCTTCCTGACGGTAGCGCTGGTACCCATAGCGGTCTATTGCTGGGGTTCTGGGGCAACAACTGTCACATTCCAGTGACCGGAGTTAGTGTTCTCAATCCTAAAATCGTGCTGGAAAATAGGATCGCCGAATTGATGCAACAGACTGCTGATTATATGGGAGTCAATCTAAAAATAGCTCCGGACAAAATCGTTTGTGTTGACGAATACATAGGCCCGGGGTATACGCTGCCTACAGCAGACATGGTCGACGCTGTCAGATTACTGGCCAGCACTGAAGGTATTTTACTGGACCCAACTTATACAGGAAAAGCGATGGCTGGATTGATCGGTCTTGCTAAGCAAGGCTACTTTAAAAAGAATGATAATGTTCTTTTCTTACATACAGGCGGACTGCCTGGTTTATATGCCAATACTCCCTTATTTACGCCTTGA